One stretch of Weissella koreensis KACC 15510 DNA includes these proteins:
- a CDS encoding mannose/fructose/sorbose PTS transporter subunit IIA: MVNFIIASHGEFASGIKMSGQMIFGDQENVEVITFMPNEGPDDLHQKFVDAINRFEDGDKSQVLFLVDLWGGSPFNQANLIVAEHPENMAMIAGLNLPMLIEAYSARFTQDKAADIAKSLVPTAREGVRSIPEAELETNSVKKAGNDSMQGLKKGKMKINLARIDTRLLHGQVATAWTPDSKANRIIVVSDNVAKDDMRKNLIIQAAPNGINANVIPVDKMIEVMKDDRMGGVEAFLLFENPQDALRAVEGGVPLTSINVGSMAHSTGKTMVNKVLSMDKNDVQTFEKMSDLGVKFDVRKVPSDSKADLFNLIKKADVK, from the coding sequence ATGGTTAATTTTATTATTGCCAGTCACGGTGAGTTTGCTTCCGGAATTAAGATGTCGGGACAGATGATCTTTGGCGACCAGGAAAATGTCGAAGTTATAACCTTTATGCCAAATGAAGGTCCAGATGATTTGCATCAAAAATTTGTTGATGCAATTAATCGCTTTGAAGATGGGGATAAGAGTCAAGTATTATTCCTTGTTGATTTGTGGGGGGGATCACCATTTAATCAAGCTAATTTAATTGTTGCAGAACATCCAGAAAATATGGCAATGATAGCAGGTTTGAATTTGCCAATGTTGATTGAGGCCTACAGTGCTAGATTTACTCAGGATAAAGCAGCTGATATTGCAAAGTCATTAGTACCAACGGCTCGTGAAGGAGTTAGATCCATTCCAGAAGCCGAATTGGAAACTAATTCAGTTAAAAAAGCAGGGAATGATTCCATGCAAGGCTTGAAAAAGGGTAAGATGAAAATTAATTTAGCCCGAATCGATACACGTTTGTTGCACGGTCAAGTTGCAACAGCATGGACACCTGATTCAAAAGCCAATCGTATTATCGTAGTATCAGATAATGTTGCTAAGGATGATATGCGTAAGAATTTGATCATTCAAGCCGCACCTAATGGAATAAACGCTAATGTTATTCCGGTCGATAAGATGATTGAAGTAATGAAGGATGATCGGATGGGTGGCGTAGAAGCCTTCTTACTATTTGAAAATCCTCAAGATGCACTCCGTGCCGTTGAAGGAGGAGTTCCCTTGACATCAATTAACGTTGGTTCAATGGCTCATTCAACTGGTAAGACAATGGTGAACAAGGTTTTGTCAATGGACAAAAATGATGTTCAAACTTTTGAAAAAATGAGTGATTTAGGGGTTAAATTTGATGTCCGTAAGGTACCATCAGATTCAAAGGCTGATTTATTTAATTTAATTAAAAAAGCCGACGTTAAGTAG
- a CDS encoding YfhO family protein translates to MKRLIKHPLSIYTILFFIIILIVFVPFLIGGGSLIWNADGITQHFPALIQWHHDLRNLFFNHKLPSAWDWNISLGQDYLQTFSYYVMGDIFTYPLILVKSTHLIEYYNLMILIRLWLAGAALIFVAPRLTKHTFSNWVLSAGGIIYTFSGFTAFIAFEHPFFINPLIIFPLLCWSLIRFIRTGRWKLLTIMVAWTLWNNFYFAFMLALATFLIWLWFLLTQPQLRKRTLQVFGPVIIGALISAPLFLPSVLATMNAVRTNTVIANGMWLYPINYYLALPGNIIGNESLPLFWLNGGMSFISVTAIIFSFRRFKKYINYNLIWIITMVGLCFPIFSAVFNGGTSPSNRWLLLICLPVALISMELLENLDQLAIRDLQITGILGGIATLSLFISHNLNVNLNFGLLIAAFFSGLLTLALLINHPLQKKTKIWLLIIISLGLSILMIRNHSKDYNPDSTSLVPKQTIQALLKNQKTFKTLDQDQPRIYVDQQLGNINGIAPASNLPIAAGLNNIESYWSLQNKSTNQFLAGLQIQSSNPNDVIGNLDHRNLIFNILGVKNIWTNTEQNVPKSYLVNEQATTKGLIKGETQNSYPRLYLPKYSVNPKTYQKLSPTEKEATLVDSVVVKGGTQHSDFAKKVQTIPIALNGSENWKSSITTTYKTHPSLLPDGINIKANPKLKGMELHLEITNLSYKAATWGQRKQIAYTNYVFNNHQNHQNPQKDSDLRINPTGFKLNWYKNNLNNFGRKVGGYNIDTTYQKQINSVYQSGANNLSFYQHRSALTINLGPAKQYKKDQFIPLEFSQDGTYHYTITMKAVPIDNRFDQVAKQIQKNAPILSYKDNQLTSKITVSKGQWLTSTIPWSNGWTSSTHKIKAVNQGMIGIKLHQGVNYIKLEYKTPGLNIGIILGIIGTISLIILIIFTAFFHNKKA, encoded by the coding sequence ATGAAACGGTTAATCAAGCATCCCCTAAGTATCTATACCATTCTATTCTTCATCATTATACTCATCGTTTTCGTCCCATTTCTCATTGGTGGTGGTTCATTAATTTGGAACGCTGATGGTATCACCCAGCATTTTCCCGCCTTGATCCAATGGCATCATGATTTAAGAAATCTATTTTTTAATCATAAATTACCGTCCGCATGGGATTGGAATATAAGTCTAGGACAAGACTACTTACAGACTTTTTCCTACTATGTTATGGGTGATATTTTTACTTATCCATTAATATTAGTAAAATCAACTCACCTGATTGAATATTATAATCTAATGATTTTAATTAGACTCTGGTTGGCAGGAGCTGCTTTAATTTTTGTAGCACCTCGTTTAACTAAGCATACTTTTTCTAACTGGGTTTTAAGTGCCGGAGGAATAATTTATACTTTTTCCGGTTTTACAGCCTTTATCGCCTTTGAACACCCTTTCTTTATTAACCCTCTGATCATTTTTCCATTGCTTTGCTGGAGTTTAATCCGTTTTATTCGGACTGGTCGTTGGAAATTATTAACCATCATGGTCGCTTGGACCCTTTGGAATAATTTTTATTTTGCTTTTATGCTGGCTTTAGCCACATTTCTCATTTGGTTATGGTTCCTATTAACCCAACCTCAACTAAGAAAAAGGACACTTCAAGTCTTCGGACCCGTTATTATCGGGGCTTTAATCAGTGCCCCGCTCTTTTTACCTTCAGTACTAGCCACGATGAATGCCGTTCGAACCAATACGGTCATTGCTAATGGTATGTGGTTATATCCGATCAACTATTATTTAGCGCTTCCAGGTAATATCATCGGAAATGAATCACTTCCGCTATTTTGGCTCAACGGTGGTATGAGTTTCATTAGCGTTACCGCTATTATTTTTAGTTTTCGTCGTTTTAAAAAATATATAAATTACAACTTAATTTGGATCATCACGATGGTAGGACTATGTTTTCCAATCTTTTCTGCCGTCTTTAATGGAGGAACTTCTCCATCAAATCGCTGGTTATTACTAATTTGTCTCCCAGTCGCATTAATCTCAATGGAACTATTAGAAAACCTGGATCAATTAGCGATTCGTGACTTACAAATTACCGGAATATTAGGAGGAATTGCTACCTTATCTCTTTTTATTAGCCATAATCTAAATGTTAACCTGAATTTCGGATTACTAATTGCTGCTTTTTTTAGTGGATTGTTAACCCTTGCCTTGCTCATTAATCATCCCTTACAAAAAAAGACTAAAATTTGGCTCTTAATAATTATCAGCTTGGGTCTTAGTATCTTGATGATCCGTAACCATTCCAAGGATTATAATCCCGATTCAACCAGCCTAGTACCAAAACAAACTATTCAAGCATTACTTAAAAATCAAAAAACATTCAAAACGCTAGATCAAGATCAACCTCGAATCTACGTTGATCAACAGCTAGGTAATATTAATGGTATTGCACCTGCTAGCAATTTACCCATAGCTGCTGGTTTAAACAACATTGAAAGCTACTGGTCTCTTCAAAATAAAAGTACTAATCAATTTCTAGCCGGTTTGCAAATTCAAAGCTCTAACCCTAATGATGTCATCGGTAATTTAGATCATCGTAATTTAATCTTTAATATTTTAGGCGTTAAAAATATTTGGACCAATACTGAACAAAATGTACCTAAATCATATTTAGTCAATGAACAAGCGACTACCAAGGGGCTAATAAAAGGCGAAACGCAAAATAGTTATCCTCGTTTATACTTACCAAAATATTCGGTCAACCCTAAGACATATCAGAAACTCTCACCTACCGAAAAAGAAGCGACATTAGTCGACTCTGTAGTAGTTAAAGGTGGAACTCAACATTCTGATTTTGCTAAAAAGGTACAAACCATACCTATTGCATTAAATGGAAGTGAAAACTGGAAATCATCAATTACAACGACCTATAAAACCCATCCTAGTCTATTACCAGATGGGATTAATATAAAAGCTAATCCAAAACTAAAAGGAATGGAATTACATTTAGAAATTACTAATCTATCCTATAAAGCGGCAACATGGGGCCAAAGAAAGCAAATTGCATATACCAATTATGTTTTCAATAATCATCAAAATCATCAAAATCCACAAAAAGATTCTGATTTAAGAATTAACCCCACAGGATTTAAATTAAATTGGTACAAAAATAATCTTAACAATTTTGGACGAAAAGTTGGTGGTTACAATATCGACACAACTTACCAAAAACAGATTAATTCAGTCTACCAATCAGGCGCTAATAACCTCTCTTTCTATCAACATCGTTCAGCATTGACTATTAATTTAGGCCCTGCTAAACAATATAAAAAAGATCAATTTATTCCCTTGGAGTTTTCACAGGATGGAACCTATCACTACACAATCACAATGAAGGCAGTCCCGATTGATAATCGATTTGATCAAGTTGCTAAACAAATTCAAAAAAATGCTCCTATTCTTTCATACAAAGATAATCAATTAACTAGCAAAATCACAGTTTCAAAAGGCCAATGGTTAACAAGTACCATTCCTTGGAGCAATGGTTGGACCAGCTCTACGCATAAGATTAAAGCTGTGAACCAAGGTATGATTGGAATTAAACTCCATCAAGGTGTTAACTATATCAAGTTAGAGTACAAAACTCCTGGCTTAAACATTGGGATCATTCTTGGTATAATTGGAACAATTAGCTTAATAATATTAATCATTTTCACTGCTTTCTTTCATAATAAAAAGGCGTAG
- a CDS encoding copper homeostasis protein CutC, whose amino-acid sequence MLKEIAAGDLVTARIAVEKGVDRIELNQQLELGGLTPSRITWQAVLKLGRPVVVMVRPRGGDFNYSNDEVIEMERTLIALKNDGIKIVTFGVLTAQKQLDTIVMERLIKVASPMRVVMHMAFDSIPLDHQAATINWLSQHQVERILTHGGPLNQPIEQSLKQIKITIEQAQGKIEILPGGGINYQNYEQIARQLGVEQVHGSQIIKLNVVE is encoded by the coding sequence ATGCTAAAAGAAATTGCTGCTGGAGACTTAGTAACGGCACGGATTGCGGTTGAAAAAGGAGTTGATCGAATTGAATTAAATCAGCAACTTGAATTGGGTGGTTTGACCCCAAGCAGAATAACTTGGCAGGCTGTTTTAAAATTAGGGCGACCAGTTGTAGTAATGGTACGTCCTCGTGGTGGCGATTTTAACTATAGTAATGATGAAGTGATTGAGATGGAAAGGACCCTAATTGCGTTAAAAAATGATGGGATCAAAATCGTTACCTTTGGAGTGCTAACGGCGCAAAAACAACTGGATACGATAGTCATGGAACGCTTAATTAAAGTAGCTTCACCTATGCGAGTAGTGATGCATATGGCATTTGATTCAATTCCGTTGGATCATCAAGCAGCAACAATTAATTGGTTATCCCAACACCAGGTAGAGCGAATTTTAACGCATGGTGGTCCGTTGAATCAGCCGATTGAACAAAGTTTAAAACAAATTAAGATTACAATTGAACAAGCTCAGGGTAAGATTGAAATTTTACCTGGTGGTGGAATTAATTATCAAAATTATGAGCAGATTGCTCGACAATTAGGAGTTGAGCAAGTACATGGTAGTCAGATTATTAAGTTAAATGTGGTTGAATAA
- a CDS encoding 6-carboxytetrahydropterin synthase: MQTMYRLKFYINAYHAVEWNGKMGQLHPHTWEIISDFSTSSDANIQFNEYEKDIMDYLKRYEDSTLNEVKPFDKLNPTVENFAEVVFNDLRYHSKLIENKIILQKLEVSEGPTRTYIIVNDDI, encoded by the coding sequence ATGCAAACAATGTATCGGTTAAAATTTTATATCAATGCATATCATGCGGTGGAATGGAATGGAAAAATGGGACAACTTCATCCACATACTTGGGAAATTATTAGTGATTTTTCAACTAGCTCTGATGCTAATATTCAATTTAATGAATATGAAAAAGACATTATGGATTATTTGAAACGTTACGAAGATAGTACTTTGAATGAAGTTAAGCCTTTTGACAAACTTAACCCAACTGTAGAAAACTTTGCAGAAGTTGTTTTTAACGATTTGCGTTATCATTCTAAATTGATTGAAAATAAAATTATTTTGCAAAAACTAGAAGTTAGTGAGGGACCTACCCGTACTTATATCATTGTGAATGATGATATATAA
- a CDS encoding TIGR03766 family XrtG-associated glycosyltransferase, producing the protein MNFNHKFIQFINLAITIIFYFFLVQMLYFSGSSTNLSLESVTWYALLVIVFVVLMYVLINTSFIDRFERLKHKQWIFAVAFFVSVVIFQIVFISYVHPAIGFDAGAIHSALFNPTDVNTRGYYSQYINNLSLLLIQHWLADTFHNTSWLFFDYIGLILVDLSALINILTIWLIKRKNTINLIFLESTLLMVFPWIIISYSDIWVIPLVSLIILFYTLVVKFRSKLWLRLIMDVALILTVILTYYIKPSSIIPIIAIGLIEIKRIYIALFIDHTIKLKQSLIFILVVCLIGGAGYGSFKAIQQTINKQSYIPVNPGLSVPAIHFISMGTSGDGGYNEKDALAMALLPDRQDKVDYSVRILKQRLHKMGPIGYGKFLIMKQSNNTTDGSFAWLKEGHFFAKNPKPTNLLQSFVYKDGKNLKNYQFLAQLIWLLLLFTLIFARSHNDEWVQILRIAILGGLFYLLIFEGGRTRYLIQFLPLIFLLSAYNSDLSWNFLNRGFRWAKETFSIDD; encoded by the coding sequence ATGAATTTTAACCATAAATTTATACAATTTATTAACTTAGCAATAACAATCATTTTTTATTTTTTTCTAGTTCAAATGTTGTATTTTTCAGGATCATCAACAAATCTTTCACTTGAAAGCGTAACATGGTATGCACTATTGGTAATTGTGTTTGTAGTATTGATGTATGTACTGATTAATACAAGTTTTATTGATCGATTTGAACGACTTAAGCATAAACAATGGATTTTTGCGGTGGCTTTTTTTGTCTCAGTGGTTATTTTTCAAATTGTCTTTATTTCTTATGTTCATCCAGCAATTGGGTTTGATGCTGGAGCTATTCATTCAGCATTGTTTAATCCCACTGATGTAAATACTCGAGGATATTATAGTCAATATATCAATAATTTATCGTTATTGTTAATTCAACATTGGCTAGCGGATACTTTTCATAATACATCATGGTTATTCTTTGATTATATTGGTTTGATCTTAGTTGATTTATCAGCCTTGATCAACATATTAACAATTTGGTTGATAAAACGTAAAAACACCATTAATTTGATATTTTTAGAATCAACTTTACTAATGGTGTTTCCTTGGATTATTATTTCATATTCAGATATTTGGGTAATTCCTTTAGTATCATTGATTATTTTGTTTTATACGCTAGTCGTTAAATTCAGGAGTAAGCTTTGGCTACGCTTAATAATGGATGTTGCTCTAATTTTGACTGTTATTTTGACTTATTATATTAAACCTTCATCAATTATTCCGATTATTGCGATTGGCTTAATTGAGATTAAAAGGATCTATATCGCATTGTTTATTGACCACACTATTAAGCTAAAACAGTCTTTGATCTTTATACTGGTTGTTTGCCTGATAGGGGGAGCTGGGTATGGTAGTTTTAAGGCGATTCAACAAACAATTAATAAACAGAGTTATATTCCCGTTAATCCTGGATTATCAGTTCCAGCTATCCACTTTATTAGTATGGGAACTTCTGGTGATGGAGGATATAACGAGAAAGACGCGTTGGCTATGGCTTTACTACCTGATCGACAAGATAAGGTTGATTACTCAGTTCGGATTTTAAAGCAAAGGTTGCATAAAATGGGACCGATTGGTTATGGAAAGTTCCTAATTATGAAACAATCAAATAATACTACTGATGGATCTTTTGCTTGGTTGAAAGAGGGACATTTCTTTGCTAAAAACCCTAAACCAACCAATCTTTTGCAAAGTTTTGTGTATAAAGATGGTAAAAATCTTAAAAATTATCAATTTTTGGCGCAGTTAATTTGGCTTTTATTGTTATTTACTTTAATATTTGCAAGATCTCATAATGATGAGTGGGTTCAAATTTTGCGAATTGCGATTTTGGGTGGTTTATTCTATCTTCTTATTTTTGAAGGCGGTCGTACTAGGTACCTAATTCAATTTTTGCCATTAATTTTCCTGTTATCCGCTTATAACTCAGATCTATCTTGGAACTTTTTAAATCGGGGGTTCCGTTGGGCGAAAGAAACGTTTAGTATTGATGATTAG
- a CDS encoding TIGR03111 family XrtG-associated glycosyltransferase has protein sequence MAGLLNSVASQYLFVGIWLLIPIIIEVVPTLYVYIRLSLGIFWNWIINLINKNKTINNNNDFYLPEIDVVIPVYNSADTLEACILSVINSTYPIDKIKITLVNNKSTDDSFKKFQEIQSKYNHAMISWLDAAQGKSKALNMAMYNTHNKYFIHVDSDGQLEENALLNMVKQFERDIDTVALTGIILTQKELIKQQKSKFIKIMDLLEYHEYSSAFLVARNSEALSNNMFTMSGAFSGFRRSELSSTFMFSSETVGEDTHMTFQMRDKGQVRLAKDAIFYVEPIDSFDTLYRQRQRWQMGEMQVIHMFEKTGDISIWKFFTNFMVRKLMLDHTFVFPRLIWFFAPAVLVAKNFSGKTLIVIYLSMYFLYVFISGLFFLLAQIYLHKFQKEYKFFVRSGVVLLLMPIYKFILSWVLLAALLNGTNHMQWRVRSIIDELSTTGNLLKNDAKRFAHMLKDMKNNLKN, from the coding sequence ATGGCTGGTCTTTTAAACTCGGTAGCCTCACAATACCTTTTTGTGGGAATCTGGTTGTTAATTCCAATTATTATCGAAGTAGTGCCAACATTATATGTTTATATTAGACTATCATTGGGAATATTTTGGAATTGGATTATTAATTTAATAAATAAAAATAAAACCATTAACAATAATAATGATTTTTATTTACCGGAAATAGATGTAGTTATTCCGGTCTATAATTCAGCAGACACTTTAGAAGCTTGTATTCTTTCAGTAATTAACTCTACTTATCCTATTGATAAAATAAAAATAACTTTGGTGAATAACAAAAGTACAGATGACAGTTTTAAAAAATTCCAAGAGATTCAAAGCAAATATAACCATGCGATGATTTCATGGCTAGATGCAGCTCAAGGAAAATCTAAAGCTTTGAATATGGCAATGTATAATACGCATAATAAATATTTTATTCATGTGGATAGTGATGGACAACTAGAAGAAAATGCCTTATTAAACATGGTTAAGCAATTCGAACGTGACATTGATACTGTTGCTTTGACGGGAATTATTTTAACGCAAAAAGAGCTGATTAAACAACAAAAGAGTAAGTTTATTAAAATAATGGATCTATTAGAGTATCATGAATATTCAAGTGCTTTTTTAGTTGCTCGAAACTCAGAAGCTCTTAGTAATAATATGTTTACTATGTCAGGAGCATTTTCTGGTTTTAGGCGTTCGGAATTATCTAGTACCTTTATGTTTAGTAGTGAAACAGTTGGTGAAGATACGCATATGACTTTTCAAATGCGTGATAAAGGACAAGTTCGTTTAGCTAAAGATGCCATTTTTTATGTAGAACCAATAGATAGTTTTGATACTTTGTACCGTCAACGTCAACGTTGGCAGATGGGTGAAATGCAAGTTATTCATATGTTTGAAAAGACAGGTGATATATCGATTTGGAAATTTTTCACTAATTTCATGGTCCGTAAATTAATGTTGGATCATACCTTTGTGTTTCCGAGACTAATATGGTTCTTTGCACCAGCGGTCTTAGTAGCTAAAAATTTCTCTGGTAAAACTTTAATTGTTATTTATCTATCAATGTATTTTTTATATGTGTTTATTAGCGGTCTGTTTTTTCTATTAGCGCAAATTTATTTACATAAATTTCAAAAAGAATATAAATTTTTTGTCCGAAGTGGGGTTGTGCTTTTATTGATGCCGATATATAAGTTTATATTGTCATGGGTCTTATTAGCAGCTTTATTGAACGGAACTAATCACATGCAATGGCGGGTTCGATCCATCATCGATGAATTAAGTACTACTGGAAATTTATTAAAAAATGATGCTAAGCGGTTTGCACATATGCTAAAGGATATGAAAAATAATTTAAAAAATTAA
- the xrtG gene encoding exosortase family protein XrtG, whose amino-acid sequence MYWLIVLAIFLWVYLLSIMKKAKWAAMYSVIGSVGLFFILIYISNFSVTSFLMKTATFGTGIFGSITGFYDISLQYSLIQITSGADTINLFLTYECSAVIELGAFISLAVFYPFFQSAKERRHWLIIGVPYIFITNIIRLIITATIIHYLGINSLVWAHVIIGRIIFYVLTIILYYVAFTRVQVLNISVGKFTFKSGES is encoded by the coding sequence ATGTATTGGCTGATAGTATTAGCCATATTTTTATGGGTTTATTTGTTGAGCATTATGAAGAAGGCTAAATGGGCAGCGATGTACAGTGTGATTGGATCAGTTGGATTATTCTTCATTTTAATCTATATATCCAATTTCAGTGTTACATCTTTTTTAATGAAAACTGCTACATTTGGAACTGGGATTTTTGGATCAATAACAGGATTTTATGACATTTCGTTACAGTATAGCTTGATTCAAATTACAAGTGGTGCAGATACAATTAATCTTTTTTTGACCTATGAATGCTCGGCTGTGATTGAATTAGGAGCATTCATCTCTTTAGCGGTTTTTTATCCTTTTTTTCAAAGTGCTAAGGAACGCAGACATTGGTTAATTATTGGAGTGCCTTATATTTTTATTACTAATATAATAAGGTTAATTATTACAGCTACGATTATTCACTATCTTGGTATTAATTCGTTAGTATGGGCTCATGTTATTATTGGAAGAATTATATTTTATGTTCTAACAATTATTTTATATTATGTGGCATTTACGCGGGTTCAAGTTTTAAATATATCAGTTGGTAAATTTACATTTAAATCAGGAGAAAGCTAA
- a CDS encoding Firmicu-CTERM sorting domain-containing protein → MKTAHADEINYDSIPMTQISYSDSTIHTWGMIVQDNAIYLNYNNDPKGQGTTTFQGYGFNFKLGDQQAVMNIDSSDSGNIPTKLGDTRSIKFQTNNYSSNIQEKITGTILVSDNGNSDKPAQILHIKIPMSTLVKDPSLVNKVELNNPNLGGGTLVSDGASTSPVLSVSIAVIAVLVIGFFVYRKKRRVA, encoded by the coding sequence ATGAAAACAGCACATGCAGATGAGATTAATTACGATAGTATCCCAATGACGCAAATTTCATACAGTGATTCAACAATTCACACATGGGGAATGATTGTTCAAGATAATGCGATTTATTTAAATTACAATAATGATCCTAAAGGACAGGGGACTACAACATTTCAGGGGTATGGATTTAATTTTAAACTTGGCGATCAACAGGCTGTTATGAATATCGATTCTTCAGATTCTGGTAATATTCCCACAAAATTAGGTGATACAAGAAGTATTAAATTCCAAACGAACAATTATTCTAGTAATATTCAGGAAAAAATTACGGGTACTATCTTAGTTTCAGATAACGGTAATTCGGATAAACCGGCACAGATTTTACATATTAAAATTCCGATGTCAACTTTGGTAAAAGATCCATCATTGGTCAATAAAGTGGAACTAAATAATCCTAACCTAGGTGGTGGAACATTAGTTAGTGACGGGGCGTCAACATCACCAGTCTTATCAGTCTCAATTGCGGTAATCGCAGTTCTGGTTATTGGCTTCTTCGTATATCGTAAGAAGCGTCGGGTAGCATAA
- a CDS encoding family 20 glycosylhydrolase, protein MSKKELKQLVQYAEEHNIQLVPDVDVPSHMGAILKQLKVSHPEIYHQVKLDEETIDYTNPKSIELVKKIYGELNPIFSKQTNLNFVIGADEVPGNIVLHKDLVKFINQINRYQNQAGFTNVIWNDQILKKELKNLDYNLIINYWSHSGNHDAPNQAKLLMNRNKNYISVNDAFRLDRKIINSNSYVLYYQMKNIGNKQQDRYVLDILNNKWEPNIFNEIDQKGNNQNWTVEPEVKLQGYEFSLWGENSKLISFKSIINFINKLKLV, encoded by the coding sequence TTGTCAAAAAAAGAACTAAAGCAGCTAGTACAATATGCTGAAGAACATAACATTCAATTAGTACCTGATGTTGATGTTCCCTCACATATGGGAGCCATTTTAAAACAATTAAAGGTAAGTCATCCTGAAATTTATCATCAGGTAAAGTTAGATGAAGAAACGATTGATTATACTAATCCTAAATCGATTGAATTAGTTAAAAAAATATATGGTGAACTTAATCCAATATTTTCAAAACAAACCAATTTGAATTTTGTGATTGGGGCAGATGAGGTGCCTGGTAATATTGTATTACACAAGGATTTAGTTAAATTTATAAATCAAATCAATCGGTATCAAAATCAAGCTGGTTTTACTAACGTAATTTGGAATGATCAAATTTTAAAGAAAGAACTTAAAAATTTAGATTACAATTTAATTATTAATTATTGGTCACATTCAGGTAATCATGATGCACCAAATCAAGCCAAATTATTGATGAATCGAAATAAAAATTATATTTCGGTGAACGATGCATTTAGACTTGATCGGAAAATAATTAATTCTAATAGTTATGTATTATATTATCAAATGAAAAACATAGGCAATAAACAGCAGGATCGATATGTATTAGACATTTTAAATAACAAATGGGAGCCAAATATATTTAATGAAATTGATCAAAAAGGGAATAATCAAAATTGGACAGTTGAGCCAGAAGTTAAATTACAAGGTTATGAATTTTCGTTATGGGGAGAAAATTCTAAGCTAATTTCATTTAAATCTATTATTAATTTTATTAATAAGCTTAAGTTGGTTTGA